Below is a window of Polyangiaceae bacterium DNA.
CGAGTCCTTCATCGACCTCAGCGTGTGAAAATGGCGGAATACTCCTGCTTGATTGTCGAAGACTCGCCGATGATGCGGCAGCTTCTGGTGTTCGCGCTCGCCCGCGTGAAGAACCTCCGTGTGACGGAGGCGGACGACGGTGTCGACGGCCTACGCAAGCTCGCGTCTGCTCGCTACGACATCATCGTGACCGACATCAACATGCCCATCATGGACGGGCTGAAGCTGGTCAAGCGGGTGCGCAGCGATCCGGTTCACAAGGACACCCCCATCGTCATCATCACGACGGAGGGCTCGCACGAGGACCGGCAGCGGGCGCTCCAGCTCGGCGCGAACGCCTACATCACCAAGCCCATCCAGGCTCCGCAGGTGATCGCGACGGTGAAAGAGCTCCTGAAGATCGAGTGAGCGTCTGGGTCAAGATCTGCGGCATCACCCGCGTCGAGGACGCCGAGCTGGCCGTCGATGCCGGCGCCGACGCCATCGGTCTGAACTTCGTGCCGGGCTCGCCGCGACGGGTCGAGCGCGCTCTGGCCGAGGCCCTCGTCGCCTGCTGCCGGGGGCGAGTCGAGATCGTCGGCGTGATCGCCGACCTGGGGCTCGAGGAAGCGCGCCGTCTGCGCGACGAGCTCGGCCTCGATGCGCTCCAGCTCCACGGCGACGAGCCCCCGGGGCTGCTGGCGGCGCTCCTGCCGGCGGCGTTCAAGGCGGTTCGGGTCGGCAGCGCGCTGGACGCCGAGGACGCGGCGCGCTTCGGGGGCGAGCGCCTGCTCCTGGACGCAAAGGTCGCGGGGCAGCTCGGCGGCACCGGGCAGCGCGTGGACCCCGGATGGGTCCGCGGGCTCGCGCGCCGCCGGCGAGTGATCCTGGCCGGGGGCCTCACTCCGGGCAACGTCGCGGCCGCCGTCCGGGCCGTGGCACCTTGGGGCGTGGACGTGGCGAGCGGGGTGGAGCGCTCGGCCGGGGTGAAGGCCGAAGCTCTGGTCCGCGCCTTCGTGGCAGAGGCGCGTCGGGCGGGGGAGAGCTAGAGTCCCCGCCCATGCGCGTCCCGTTGCTCTTCGCGCTCGCCGCCGTCGCTTGCGGCGCCCCCGCGCTCCGAGGCGGCGAGACCGCGCCACCGGGTCGCGAGCCGCCGGGGCGTTGCGTCGCGAGCTACCGCACCGCGGCGTGCATCGACAGGGACGGGGGGAAGCTCGACCACCCGGTCCGCGTTTACCTGGTGGAAGACGCCTCCAGGAAGCGCATGCTGGTGGTCGCACGACCGAGCTACGACTCCCTCGTGATCCGAGCGCCAGCCGCCGAGGGTACGGAGCGCGTCTTCCAGGTGATCGTGGAGGGCGGCGACGGGGGACGAGTGCTCCACGACTTTCGCCTGCCCGCGAGCGGCCGCGGCGACGGGCGCATGGCGGTGTCCACCGAGTTCAGCGAGGCGCCCACCGAGCCCACCAAGGTCAGCGCCAAGGTCACGCGCGTCGCCATCGCGTGTCGGCTCACTCCGGACGAGGCCGCGCAGTGAGCGGCATGCAGCCCGGCTATTTCGGCGAGTTCGGCGGGCGTTTCGTCGCAGAGACGTTGGTGCCGGCGCTGCTCGAGCTCGAGCGGGCCTTCCACGAAATCGTGCTCGGTGAGCCCTTTCAGCGCGAGTGGCGCGAGCTCCTCCGCTCCTACGTTGGGCGCCCTACGCCGCTCTGGCGCGCAGAGCGGCTGACCCGCGCCATCGACGCGAGCGGGACCGAGCTCGGCGAGCTGTGGCTCAAGCGCGAGGATCTCTGTCACACCGGCGCCCACAAGATCAACAACGCCCTCGGCCAGGTGCTCCTGGCGAAGCAGCTCGGAAAGACGCGCATCATCGCGGAGACCGGCGCGGGCCAGCACGGGGTCGCGACCGCGACGGCCGCCGCGGTGATGGGCTTGCCTTGCGACGTGTACATGGGCGCGGTGGACGTCGCCCGGCAGGCGCCCAACGTCGCGCGCATGAAGATGCTCGGCGCCCGCGTGCTCAGCGTCGAGAGCGGCTCGCGCACGCTGAAGGACGCGATGAACGAAGCGCTGCGCGACTGGGTGACCAACGTCGCCGGTACGCACTACTGCGTCGGCTCCGCGGCGGGGCCGCACCCGTACCCCACGCTGGTGGCCGAGCTGCAGCGGGTGATCGGCGACGAGGCCCGCAGTCAGTGGGCCGAAGGCCCCGGCGGGTTGCCGGACGCCGTCGTGGCCTGCGTCGGCGGCGGCTCGAACGCCATCGGCATGTTCCGCGCCTTCATCCACGACGAGGTGGCGCTCTACGGCGTGGAGGCCGCGGGTGAAGGCGTCGAGACGGGGCGGCACGCGGCGACCTTGACCCAGGGGCGGGTCGGCGTGCTGCACGGCGCACGCACGCTGGTGCTCTCGGACGAGCACGGTCAGATCCTGGAAGCCCACTCGATCAGCGCGGGCCTCGATTACCCGGGCGTGGGTCCGGAGCACGCCGCGCTGATGCGTTCGGGCCGCGCGCGTTACTCGGCCGTCACCGACTCGCAGGCCGTGGCCGCCGCGCACTTGGTGGCGCGGACGGAGGGCATCCTGATCGCGCTCGAGACGGCGCACGCCTTCGCCGCTCTGCCCGAGATCGCGCGTGCCGAGCGCAAGCGCTTGGGTCGCGCGGCGCGTTTCGCGCTCTGCCTGTCCGGGCGCGGCGACAAGGATCTGGGTACGCTCGAGGAGGCGACCCGGTGAGCGTGGCGCGCCTCGACGAGTGCTTCGCGGCGTGCCGAGGTGCGGGCCGTCCCGCGCTGGTCATCTACCTGACCGTCGGCGATCCCAGCCTGGAGGACTCGCTCGGCTGCGCGCGCGCGGCGCTCGAAGCCGGAGCGGACGTGCTCGAGCTCGGCGTGCCGTTCAGCGATCCCAGCGCAGATGGCCCAGTGATCGCCGCGGCGAGCCAGCGCGCCATCCGGGCCGGCGGCTCGCTCTCGGCGGCGCTCGAGCTGGCGACGCGCTTGCGCGAACGGAGCAGCGCGCCGCTGGTCTTGTTCACCTATCTCAACCCGCTGATCGCCTTCGGCGAAGCGCGCCTGCCGGGTGCGCTCGCTGCCGCCGGGGTGGACGCGCTCCTGGTGGTCGACTTGCCTGCGGAAGAAGGCGCGGAGCTCCGAGCGGGGCTCGGCCGCGAGGACATCGCCGTCGTGCCGCTGATCGCGCCCACCACCAGCGAGGAGCGCGAGGCGAGCGTGCTCTCCGGCGCTCGGGGCTTCGTCTATTACGTGTCGGCGACCGGCGTGACCGGGCTCGGGGACGCGCCGCTCGAGCGCGCTGCCGAGCGAGCGCGCGCCGTCTCGGCCCGGTCGGGGCTGCCGGTGGTGGTGGGCTTCGGCGTGGATTCTCCGGAGAAGGCCCGGCTCCTCGCGCGCGCGGGGGTGGACGGGGTGGTGGTGGGGAGCACGGTCGTGAAGGCGATCGCCGCTGCCTCCGACGGCGCCGCCCGCGTTCGCGTCGTGTCCGAGCTG
It encodes the following:
- a CDS encoding response regulator, whose translation is MAEYSCLIVEDSPMMRQLLVFALARVKNLRVTEADDGVDGLRKLASARYDIIVTDINMPIMDGLKLVKRVRSDPVHKDTPIVIITTEGSHEDRQRALQLGANAYITKPIQAPQVIATVKELLKIE
- a CDS encoding phosphoribosylanthranilate isomerase, giving the protein MSVWVKICGITRVEDAELAVDAGADAIGLNFVPGSPRRVERALAEALVACCRGRVEIVGVIADLGLEEARRLRDELGLDALQLHGDEPPGLLAALLPAAFKAVRVGSALDAEDAARFGGERLLLDAKVAGQLGGTGQRVDPGWVRGLARRRRVILAGGLTPGNVAAAVRAVAPWGVDVASGVERSAGVKAEALVRAFVAEARRAGES
- the trpB gene encoding tryptophan synthase subunit beta produces the protein MQPGYFGEFGGRFVAETLVPALLELERAFHEIVLGEPFQREWRELLRSYVGRPTPLWRAERLTRAIDASGTELGELWLKREDLCHTGAHKINNALGQVLLAKQLGKTRIIAETGAGQHGVATATAAAVMGLPCDVYMGAVDVARQAPNVARMKMLGARVLSVESGSRTLKDAMNEALRDWVTNVAGTHYCVGSAAGPHPYPTLVAELQRVIGDEARSQWAEGPGGLPDAVVACVGGGSNAIGMFRAFIHDEVALYGVEAAGEGVETGRHAATLTQGRVGVLHGARTLVLSDEHGQILEAHSISAGLDYPGVGPEHAALMRSGRARYSAVTDSQAVAAAHLVARTEGILIALETAHAFAALPEIARAERKRLGRAARFALCLSGRGDKDLGTLEEATR
- a CDS encoding tryptophan synthase subunit alpha, which translates into the protein MSVARLDECFAACRGAGRPALVIYLTVGDPSLEDSLGCARAALEAGADVLELGVPFSDPSADGPVIAAASQRAIRAGGSLSAALELATRLRERSSAPLVLFTYLNPLIAFGEARLPGALAAAGVDALLVVDLPAEEGAELRAGLGREDIAVVPLIAPTTSEEREASVLSGARGFVYYVSATGVTGLGDAPLERAAERARAVSARSGLPVVVGFGVDSPEKARLLARAGVDGVVVGSTVVKAIAAASDGAARVRVVSELVKSLRAAVGRGAQA